From Micromonospora carbonacea:
CGGGCGGTCTCCGGTGGCAGCGACACGTGTTCCTCCAGCTCTCGGGGTGGTTCCGCCGGGGCCTCGCGGGGGTGGTCCCGCCGAGCCTACTGATCTTGCCGAGGGGCCGCGCGTGCTTTGACGTGTCACCCTTGGGGGGTGGACGCGGTGTTCTGGGTCGTACTGGGCGTGGTGTTGGCGGTCGCCGAGATCTTCACGACGACGCTGTTTCTGATCATGTTCGCGGTCGGCGCGTTCGCCGCCGCGGGCGCGGCGGCCCTGGGCGCCCCGACCGCCGTGCAGGCTGTGGTCTTCGCGGTGGTGTCCGCGCTCACGGTGGCCGTGGCGCGGCCGGCGATCCGCCGGCACGCCCGCTCCACGTCCGACGGCGTCGAGCCGATCGGCCTGGCGGCGATCGAGGGCTCCACCGCGCTGGTGCTCGAACAGGTCGACACCGAGCAGGGCCTCGTCAAGATCGACGGCGAGCTGTGGAGCGCCCGGTCGTACGACGCGACGCAGAGCTTCGCCCCCGGCCGGCGGGTACGGGTGATCAAGGTCCAGGGCGCGACGGCCCTGGTGTGGGATGACGACGTTTCCACCTCGGGCGAGCTGCCCGAAGCGAGAGGGTGAAGGGTATGGAGTTTGTGTCGGTGCTGTTGATCGCCGTGGCGTTGATCGCCATGGTGACCCTGATCAAGGCGGTGCGGATCGTGCCGCAGCAGCGCCAGGACGTGGTGGAGCGGCTCGGCAGGTACAAGCGCACCCTCAACCCGGGTCTGAACCTGCTGGTGCCGTTCATCGACGCCGTGCGCACCAAGGTCGACATGCGGGAGCAGGTGGTCAGCTTCCCGCCGCAGCCGGTGATCACCTCCGACAACCTGGTGGTCTCGATCGACACGGTGCTCTACTTCAAGGTCGTCGACTCGGTCCGGGCCACGTACGAGATCTCGAACTTCCTCCAGGCCATCGAGCAGCTCACCGTCACCACGCTGCGTAACGTGATCGGCTCGCTGGACCTGGAGCGGGCGCTGACCAGCCGGGAGGAGATCAACCGGCACCTGTCGGGCGTGCTGGACGAGACGACCGGCCGGTGGGGCATCAAGGTCACCCGGGTGGAGATCAAGGCGATCGAGCCGCCGCCGAGCATCCGCGACTCGATGGAGAAGCAGATGCGCGCCGAGCGGGACCGCCGGGCGGCGATCCTGAACGCCGAGGGGCACAAGCAGTCGCAGATCCTCACGGCCGAGGGCGAGAAGCAGGCGGCGGTCCTGCGCGCCGACGGTGACCGGCAGGCCCGCATCCTCCAGGCGGAGGGCCAGGCGAAGGCGATCCGCACGGTCTTCGACGCGATCCACCAGGCCAACCCGAGCCAGAAGGTGCTCGCCTACCAATACCTCCAGGCCCTCCCGCAGATCGCCAACGGCACGGCGAACAAGGTCTGGATCGTCCCGGCCGAGCTGACCAAGGCCCTGGAGGGGATGGGCGGCGCGCTGGGCGGGCTGAGCCAGATGGTCGGCGACGCGCCGTCACCGGAGGCCGCCGACGGGGCGAGCGCCGTGGAGCGCGAGGCCGCCGAGGCCGCGCAGGCGGCGGCCGCCGCCGCCCGGCAGATCCACGACGAGGTACGCGTCGCCGAGGCGCAGGCCACCGGCGGCACCGCCCCGCAGGGCCTGCCGGCCCCGGAGCCGGTCTCCCCGGCCAGCCTGCTGACC
This genomic window contains:
- a CDS encoding NfeD family protein codes for the protein MDAVFWVVLGVVLAVAEIFTTTLFLIMFAVGAFAAAGAAALGAPTAVQAVVFAVVSALTVAVARPAIRRHARSTSDGVEPIGLAAIEGSTALVLEQVDTEQGLVKIDGELWSARSYDATQSFAPGRRVRVIKVQGATALVWDDDVSTSGELPEARG
- a CDS encoding SPFH domain-containing protein, which encodes MEFVSVLLIAVALIAMVTLIKAVRIVPQQRQDVVERLGRYKRTLNPGLNLLVPFIDAVRTKVDMREQVVSFPPQPVITSDNLVVSIDTVLYFKVVDSVRATYEISNFLQAIEQLTVTTLRNVIGSLDLERALTSREEINRHLSGVLDETTGRWGIKVTRVEIKAIEPPPSIRDSMEKQMRAERDRRAAILNAEGHKQSQILTAEGEKQAAVLRADGDRQARILQAEGQAKAIRTVFDAIHQANPSQKVLAYQYLQALPQIANGTANKVWIVPAELTKALEGMGGALGGLSQMVGDAPSPEAADGASAVEREAAEAAQAAAAAARQIHDEVRVAEAQATGGTAPQGLPAPEPVSPASLLTDPADQRERG